A window from Limanda limanda chromosome 14, fLimLim1.1, whole genome shotgun sequence encodes these proteins:
- the slc12a9 gene encoding solute carrier family 12 member 9 — protein MSSERTPLIPSGMCGLSVTAVTCGAVTCDGSPDAPPESGSETPTKDPRQLNTFFGVMVPTILSMFSIVLFLRTGFVVGHAGLLQGLLMVLVAYTIISLTILSICAISTNGAIQGGGAYYMISRSLGPEFGGSIGLMFFLAKVCACGEYVLGLVEAILDLFGADPEASVSEGIRVLPQGYWYTVLYSSAVLLLCLLICLVGANIYCRTAFAILLVVTVSLLSVFISSVAVKPRDFVITHPGPGNQTLRYNASYTGFSVTTLRNNLGSGYALDYSTNSVMSFATVFAVMFTSCTGIMAGANMSGELKAPSVSIPKGTIVAVFYTFTVYVLLFILVSATCDRTLLIQDYGFLQRISFWPPLVTIGIYCASLSAAMCSMIGASRILHALAVDQLFGLPLAPATITTASGNPWVAVLYTWGLAQCVVFAGQLNNVASLVTVFYLLAFAAVDLACLALEWASAPNFRPTFQLFSWHTCLLGIVSCLVMMFVINPVYSSGSIVVLLLLLLFLHYRSPTSSWGYISQALIFHQVRKYLLMLDVRKDHVKFWRPQVLLMVANPRSSCQLILFVNQLKKGGLYVLGHVQLGDLDSLPSDPVQQQYNFWLSLVDKLGVKAFVDLTLSPSVRQGTQHLLRITGLGGMKPNMLILGFYDSCTPEDFFLQDSAFYDSSIGRSKDGEYNFGVDLPSLQAHFPPVRHVESPRWLSPEEYVGIISDAIKMNKNVCLGRYFFQLEGEGKDSKVDGSERTIDVWPLNLLQPGSRDYEDVCSLFLLQMACVLNMSSKWRHARMRIFLNVETESSDQGWVVNEETFRELLKKLRIRASIKIVPWDSVVQHHTQSDVECSTEQTQALSEGFLSAVNCMIMEHSAQAAVRFLYLPRPPAYRSQSQQYVAQLEAVTNGLGPTLLIHGITPVTYTDL, from the exons atGTCTAGTGAACGCACCCCTCTGATCCCCTCGGGGATGTGCGGCCTCTCGGTGACCGCGGTGACATGCGGCGCGGTGACATGCGACGGATCGCCGGACGCCCCCCCAGAGTCCGGCTCGGAGACTCCAACCAAAGACCCCCGACAACTGAACACTTTCTTCGGGGTGATGGTGCCGACCATCCTGTCCATGTTCAgcattgtgttgtttctgaGAACAG GGTTTGTGGTTGGTCATGCCGGGCTGTTACAGGGTCTCCTGATGGTTCTCGTAGCCTACACCATCATCTCTCTTACAATACTGTCCATCTGTGCCATTTCCACCAATGGTGCAATACAAGGCGGTGGAGCCTACT ACATGATCAGTCGCTCTCTGGGCCCGGAGTTTGGAGGAAGCATTGGTCTGATGTTCTTCCTGGCcaaagtgtgtgcgtgtggagagTATGTTCTCGGCCTCGTGGAGGCCATACTTGACCTGTTCGGTGCAGATCCTG aAGCTTCTGTGTCCGAGGGGATCCGCGTGCTCCCTCAGGGTTACTGGTACACGGTGCTTTACTCCTCCGCGGTCCTCCTGCTGTGTCTGCTCATATGTCTGGTGGGCGCCAACATCTACTGCCGCACGGCCTTCGCCATCCTGCTGGTGGTCACCGTGTCCCTGCTGTCCGTCTTCATCAGTTCCGTGGCGGTCAAACCTCGGGACTTCGTCATCACGCACCCGGGACCCGGCAACCAGACGCTTCGCTACAACGCCAGCTACACAGGCTTCAGTGTGACCACGCTGAGGAACAACCTCGGCT CTGGGTATGCTTTGGACTACAGCACCAACTCCGTCATGTCTTTTGCCACCGTGTTTGCCGTCATGTTCACCAGCTGCACCGGGATCATGGCCGGAGCCAACATGTCAG GGGAGCTCAAGGCTCCGAGTGTTTCCATCCCTAAAGGCACCATCGTTGCTGTTTTTTACACATTCACCGTCTacgtcctcctcttcatcctggtCAGCGCAACCTGTGACAG GACCCTGTTGATTCAGGATTATGGGTTCCTCCAGCGCATCAGCTTCTGGCCACCGCTTGTAACTATTGGGATCTACTGCGCCTCTCTGTCAGCTGCGATGTGCTCTATGATCGGTGCATCTCGGATCCTCCATGCTCTCGCCGTGGATCAACTCTTTG GTCTTCCATTAGCCCCAGCAACCATCACAACAGCCTCGGGGAATCCATGGGTGGCAGTGCTGTACACGTGGGGTCTGGCCCAG tgtgtcgtGTTTGCAGGTCAGCTCAATAACGTGGCGAGTTTGGTGACTGTTTTCTACCTGCTCGCCTTCGCTGCAGTTGACCTGGCCTGTCTGGCCCTGGAGTGGGCGTCCGCACCAAATTTCAG aCCGACCTTCCAGCTCTTCTCGTGGCACACCTGCCTGCTGGGCATTGTGAGCTGTTTGGTCATGATGTTCGTCATCAACCCCGTCTACTCCTCAGGCAGCATCGtcgtcctgctcctgctgctcctcttcctccactacAGGTCGCCCACCAGCAGCTGGGGCTACATCAGCCAGGCTCTCATTTTCCATCAG GTGCGCAAGTATCTGTTGATGCTCGACGTAAGAAAGGACCACGTGAAGTTCTGGCGGCCGCAGGTGCTGCTGATGGTGGCCAACCCTCGCTCTTCCTGTCAGCTCATCCTGTTCGTTAACCAGCTGAAGAAGGGAGGGCTGTATGTGCTGGGCCACGTGCAGCTGGGGGATCTGG ACTCGCTGCCGTCAGACCCGGTCCAGCAGCAGTATAACTTCTGGTTGAGCCTGGTTGATAAACTCGGGGTGAAGGCGTTCGTAGATCTGACGCTGTCTCCCTCCGTCAGACAGGGAACCCAGCATCTGCTGCGCATCACAGGTTTAG GGGGCATGAAGCCCAACATGCTGATTTTGGGTTTCTATGACAGCTGCACTCCTGAAGACTTCTTTCTACAAGATTCTGCATTCTACGACTCTTCAATAGGACGGAGTAAAGACGGAGAATACAATTTCGGCGTTGACCTGCCTTCGCTGCAGGCTCATTTCCCCCCCGTCCGACACGTTGAGAGCCCACGCTGGCTGTCGCCAGAAGAGTACGTCGGGATCATTTCGGACGCCATTAAAATGAACAAGAACGTTTGCCTCGGCCGCTATTTCTTCCAGTTGGAAGGAGAGGGTAAAGACAGCAAGGTCGACGGATCAGAGCGGACAATAGACGTGTGGCCTCTCAACCTGCTCCAGCCTGGCAGCCGAGATTACGAGGACGTGTGCAgcctcttcctgctgcagatGGCCTGCGTGCTCAACATGTCCAGCAAGTGGCGCCACGCGAGGATGAGGATCTTCCTGAACGTAGAGACGGAGTCCAGCGACCAGGGCTGGGTCGTGAACGAAGAGACGTTTCGAGAGCTGCTGAAGAAGCTGCGGATCAGGGCGTCCATAAAGATTGTGCCCTGGGACTCTGTGGTGCAGCATCACACTCAGTCAGACGTGGAGTGTTCCACAGAGCAGACGCAAGCTCTCTCCGAGGGCTTCCTGTCGGCAGTGAACTGTATGATAATGGAGCACAGCGCGCAGGCAGCTGTTCGCTTCCTGTATTTACCTCGACCTCCTGCTTATCGCAGCCAGTCACAGCAGTATGTGGCTCAGCTGGAGGCAGTGACCAATGGTTTAGGGCCAACGCTCCTGATCCACGGCATCACCCCGGTCACATACACTGATCTCTGA
- the gnb2 gene encoding guanine nucleotide-binding protein G(I)/G(S)/G(T) subunit beta-2, protein MSELEQLRQEAEQLRNQIRDARKACGDSTLTQITAGLDPVGRIQMRTRRTLRGHLAKIYAMHWGSDSKLLVSASQDGKLIIWDSYTTNKMHAIPLRSSWVMTCAYAPSGNYVACGGLDNICSIYCLKTREGNVRISRELPGHTGYLSCCRFIDDNQIITSSGDTTCALWDIETCQQTTVFSGHSGDVMSLSLSPDLRTFVSGACDASVKLWDIRDSMCRQTFTGHESDINAICFFPNGSAFATGSDDATCRLFDLRADQELSLYCHDNIICGITSVAFSRSGRLLLAGYDDFNCNIWDAMKGDRAGVLAGHDNRVSCLGVTDDGMAVCTGSWDSFLKIWN, encoded by the exons ATGAGTGAGCTGGAGCAGCTTCGCCAGGAGGCCGAGCAGCTTCGGAACCAGATAAGA GACGCCAGGAAAGCATGTGGAGATTCAACCCTGACGCAG ATAACCGCCGGTTTGGATCCCGTGGGGCGGATTCAGATGCGGACGAGACGCACCCTCCGTGGCCACCTCGCCAAGATCTACGCCATGCACTGGGGTTCAGACTCCAA GCTTCTGGTTAGTGCCTCTCAGGATGGAAAACTGATCATCTGGGACAGCTACACCACCAACAAG ATGCACGCCATCCCGCTGCGTTCCTCCTGGGTGATGACCTGCGCGTACGCCCCCTCCGGGAACTACGTAGCCTGCGGCGGCCTGGACAACATCTGCTCCATCTACTGCTTGAAGACGCGCGAGGGCAACGTCCGGATCAGCAGAGAGTTACCTGGCCACACAG GTTACCTGTCATGTTGCCGTTTCATTGACGACAATCAAATCATCACGAGTTCAGGAGACACCACATG CGCTCTGTGGGACATCGAGACGTGTCAGCAGACCACCGTCTTCTCTGGCCACAGCGGCGACGTCATGAGCCTGTCCCTGTCGCCCGACCTCCGCACCTTTGTGTCGGGAGCCTGCGACGCCTCGGTCAAACTGTGGGACATCAGGGACAGCATGTGCCGGCAGACCTTCACAGGCCACGAGTCGGACATCAACGCCATCTGT tTCTTCCCCAATGGCAGCGCCTTCGCTACCGGCTCGGACGACGCCACCTGCAGGCTGTTCGACCTGCGAGCCGACCAGGAGCTCAGCCTCTACTGCCACGACAACATCATCTGCGGCATCACCTCCGTGGCTTTCTCACGCTCCGGCCGCCTGCTGCTCGCCGGCTACGACGACTTTAACTGCAACATCTGGGACGCCATGAAGGGAGACAGAGCAG GAGTCCTGGCCGGCCATGACAATCGTGTGAGCTGTCTGGGCGTGACAGATGACGGCATGGCGGTGTGTACCGGCTCCTGGGACAGCTTCCTGAAGATCTGGAACTGA